Proteins from a single region of Mesobacillus boroniphilus:
- a CDS encoding PSP1 domain-containing protein: MYDVVGVRFKKAGKIYYFDPGDLSIQKDEFVIVETVRGVEYGRVVTPRKQVGEKDVVLPLKKVVRIADQKDRLIVEENKTAAKEAYDVCSDKVNEHQLDMKLVDVEYTFDRNKVIFYFTADGRVDFRELVKDLASIFRTRIELRQIGVRDEAKMLGGIGPCGRMLCCSTFLGDFDPVSIKMAKDQNLSLNPTKISGLCGRLMCCLKYENDEYESAKEQLPDLGEMIVTPDGTGKVVGLNILERVMQVDIPGQERVLEYTLEEIQEAGAVSLQSSTD; this comes from the coding sequence CAAAAGGACGAATTCGTCATTGTCGAAACTGTAAGGGGCGTAGAGTACGGCAGAGTGGTAACTCCCCGTAAGCAGGTCGGCGAGAAGGATGTTGTCCTGCCTCTGAAAAAGGTAGTCAGAATTGCAGATCAGAAGGATCGCCTTATTGTCGAGGAGAACAAAACAGCTGCAAAGGAAGCGTACGACGTTTGCAGTGATAAAGTGAATGAACATCAGCTTGATATGAAGCTTGTTGATGTTGAATATACATTTGACCGCAATAAAGTCATTTTCTACTTCACGGCTGACGGCCGCGTCGATTTCCGGGAATTGGTCAAGGACTTGGCCTCGATTTTCCGGACAAGGATTGAACTGCGCCAGATTGGCGTAAGGGATGAAGCGAAAATGCTTGGCGGGATAGGACCATGCGGCAGAATGCTTTGCTGTTCAACGTTCCTTGGGGACTTTGATCCAGTTTCAATCAAGATGGCCAAGGATCAAAACCTCTCGCTTAACCCAACGAAAATTTCCGGCCTTTGCGGCAGGCTCATGTGCTGTTTGAAATATGAGAACGACGAATATGAATCAGCGAAAGAGCAGCTGCCTGACCTGGGTGAAATGATTGTTACACCTGATGGTACTGGAAAAGTTGTCGGGTTGAACATCCTGGAACGAGTCATGCAAGTCGATATACCTGGCCAGGAACGCGTGCTGGAATATACACTTGAGGAAATACAGGAAGCAGGAGCTGTATCGTTGCAATCATCCACAGATTAA